The Candidatus Nanopelagicus abundans genome includes a region encoding these proteins:
- a CDS encoding DUF948 domain-containing protein codes for MGPGGIATIIAASSLAVIAIAIAYTVFRLSRTIDEVTKTIAMINSPIKSISNAGKSLEALIKKFTNVTGSFFDENPMAMKAATAVVSAAKLKKKGKKKSKAKE; via the coding sequence ATGGGTCCAGGTGGAATTGCAACAATAATCGCAGCATCTTCACTTGCAGTGATCGCTATAGCTATCGCATATACAGTATTTAGGCTTTCAAGAACTATTGATGAAGTCACAAAAACTATTGCGATGATCAATAGCCCAATAAAGAGCATAAGCAATGCAGGTAAGTCACTAGAGGCTCTGATTAAGAAATTTACAAACGTAACCGGATCTTTTTTTGATGAGAACCCAATGGCCATGAAGGCAGCAACAGCTGTAGTTTCAGCAGCGAAACTAAAGAAAAAGGGTAAGAAAAAAAGTAAAGCGAAAGAGTAG
- the aspS gene encoding aspartate--tRNA ligase gives MLRTHDAGSLNAKSVATKVVLAGWVARRRDHGGVAFIDLRDSTGAVQVVINDEKIAGELRAEWCVLITGTVKLRPSGNENKEIPTGEIEVVCEKLEVLSEAAALPFPVDSGDIGNISEEVRLKYRYLDLRREGPAKNLRLRSKVTTAIREVMSEANFLEIETPYLTRSTPEGARDFLVPVRLQPGSWYALPQSPQLFKQLLMVAGMERYYQIARCFRDEDFRADRQPEFTQLDIEISFADQSDVITIAEKVLSQVFEKVVNYKIPLPIPHMTYHDAMKDYGSDKPDLRFENKLVDVTEFFKDTSFRVFQAEYVGAVVMPGGASSARRDLDAWQDWAKARGAKGLAYILVQADGILAGPVAKNLSERESGSIATKVGAKNGDAIFFAAGTKVSSQNLLGAVRLEIASRCNLIDASAWKFVWIVDAPMFELIDSENSASGWTAVHHPFTGPKPEFADSFDKQPGDALAYAYDIVLNGNEIGGGSIRIHQRDVQQRVFKTIGLSQSEAESKFGFLLEAFNYGPPPHGGIALGLDRLAALLAGAQSIREVIAFPKTASGGDPLTGAPTPITPAQRKETGVDTPAAAK, from the coding sequence ATGCTTCGTACTCACGATGCCGGATCACTTAATGCAAAATCAGTTGCGACCAAGGTTGTGCTTGCAGGATGGGTTGCCAGAAGGCGAGATCATGGTGGGGTTGCTTTTATTGATTTACGCGACTCAACTGGAGCCGTGCAGGTTGTAATTAATGATGAAAAAATTGCCGGTGAGCTAAGAGCAGAGTGGTGTGTTTTAATTACTGGAACGGTAAAACTTCGTCCATCAGGTAATGAAAATAAAGAAATTCCAACTGGTGAAATCGAAGTAGTTTGTGAAAAGCTTGAGGTCTTAAGTGAAGCAGCAGCGCTACCTTTCCCGGTAGATAGTGGTGATATCGGTAATATTTCTGAAGAGGTGCGACTTAAGTACCGCTACTTAGATTTACGAAGAGAAGGCCCGGCAAAAAATCTTAGATTACGTTCTAAAGTAACAACTGCAATTCGTGAGGTAATGTCAGAGGCAAATTTCCTTGAGATTGAAACACCTTATCTAACTCGTTCAACCCCCGAAGGAGCTAGAGACTTCTTAGTTCCAGTAAGACTTCAACCTGGGTCCTGGTATGCACTTCCGCAGTCACCTCAATTGTTTAAACAATTACTAATGGTTGCTGGAATGGAAAGATATTATCAAATAGCTAGATGCTTTAGAGATGAAGATTTCAGAGCCGATCGCCAGCCTGAGTTTACTCAATTAGATATTGAGATCTCATTTGCAGACCAATCTGATGTAATTACAATTGCAGAAAAAGTTTTATCTCAAGTTTTCGAAAAAGTTGTTAATTATAAAATTCCTTTACCGATACCTCATATGACTTATCACGATGCGATGAAAGATTATGGTTCTGATAAACCAGATCTTAGATTCGAGAATAAGTTAGTTGATGTAACAGAGTTTTTTAAAGATACATCTTTTAGGGTATTTCAAGCAGAGTATGTTGGCGCGGTTGTAATGCCTGGTGGGGCTAGTTCTGCTAGAAGAGATCTTGATGCTTGGCAGGATTGGGCTAAAGCTCGAGGTGCAAAAGGTTTGGCTTACATTCTCGTGCAAGCAGATGGAATCCTTGCCGGACCAGTAGCGAAGAATCTTTCAGAAAGAGAGAGTGGTTCAATTGCCACAAAGGTAGGCGCAAAAAATGGAGATGCAATTTTCTTTGCCGCGGGTACAAAAGTGTCATCTCAGAATTTGCTAGGAGCGGTAAGGCTTGAGATTGCCTCTCGCTGTAATTTAATTGATGCTTCGGCTTGGAAATTTGTCTGGATAGTTGACGCACCAATGTTTGAATTAATAGATTCTGAAAACTCAGCATCTGGTTGGACGGCAGTACATCATCCATTTACTGGACCAAAACCAGAGTTTGCCGATAGCTTTGATAAGCAACCTGGTGATGCTTTGGCATATGCGTATGACATAGTTTTAAATGGAAATGAAATTGGTGGGGGCTCTATTCGTATTCATCAACGAGATGTACAACAACGAGTTTTCAAAACAATTGGCTTATCTCAATCTGAGGCAGAAAGTAAATTTGGATTTTTACTTGAAGCGTTTAATTACGGTCCACCACCCCACGGTGGTATTGCCCTAGGGCTAGATCGTCTTGCCGCATTACTTGCTGGTGCTCAATCGATTCGTGAAGTTATAGCTTTTCCTAAGACTGCAAGTGGTGGCGATCCATTAACTGGTGCACCAACACCTATTACGCCAGCACAACGCAAAGAGACTGGGGTTGATACTCCAGCCGCTGCCAAGTAG
- the hisS gene encoding histidine--tRNA ligase: MSKFQAPKGVSEYFPPNSASFEYVRDKLLKSAKLAGYELIELPVFEDTEVFTRGVGESTDVVSKEMYTFEDRGGRSITLRPEGTAGVMRAVIEHNLDRGQLPVKLFYTGPFFRAERPQAGRYRQFYQVGIEAIGYNDPTIDVEVIAVADSAFKALGLKQYKLNITSLGDAKSRDSHRTDLVKFISTLKLDEATIERAKINPLRLFDDKRDEIKSAMAKAPILLDYLSSESAEHFEEVKRLLSEINIDYVINPRMVRGLDYYTGTTFEFDHSLLGAQSGIGGGGRYDGLMSSLGGSDVSGIGFGLGVDRILMACQAENCLPASINQLDLFIVPITEKGKSLGFKLISDLRTAGIGCDMAYGDRGLKGGMKAADKSQALYALVLGDDEVVSGKCELKLMSSGEVISSNLTVSELINRLGTKK; encoded by the coding sequence GTGAGTAAATTCCAAGCGCCCAAAGGAGTTAGTGAATATTTTCCGCCAAACTCGGCTTCATTTGAATATGTCAGAGATAAGTTACTTAAAAGCGCAAAGTTAGCTGGCTATGAATTAATAGAGTTACCAGTTTTTGAAGATACTGAGGTTTTTACTCGCGGTGTTGGGGAATCAACTGATGTAGTTAGTAAGGAAATGTATACCTTTGAAGATCGAGGTGGCCGCTCAATCACACTTCGACCTGAGGGAACTGCTGGTGTAATGCGCGCGGTTATAGAACATAATTTAGATCGAGGACAACTGCCAGTTAAACTTTTTTATACTGGGCCATTTTTTCGAGCCGAGCGGCCACAAGCCGGGCGTTATCGCCAGTTTTATCAGGTAGGAATTGAAGCAATTGGTTATAACGATCCAACAATTGATGTTGAAGTAATTGCGGTTGCCGATTCAGCCTTTAAAGCATTAGGACTAAAACAATATAAATTAAATATAACCTCTTTAGGGGATGCGAAAAGTAGAGATTCACACCGTACGGATTTAGTAAAGTTTATTTCCACTCTAAAACTAGACGAAGCAACAATTGAGCGAGCAAAAATCAATCCTTTAAGACTATTTGATGATAAGCGTGATGAGATTAAATCCGCAATGGCTAAGGCGCCAATTCTCCTTGACTATTTAAGTTCTGAGAGTGCTGAGCATTTTGAAGAAGTTAAGCGTCTACTATCTGAAATAAATATTGATTACGTAATAAATCCAAGGATGGTTAGAGGATTGGACTACTACACCGGAACAACCTTTGAATTTGATCACTCATTACTTGGCGCTCAATCTGGAATTGGCGGCGGCGGTCGATATGACGGATTAATGAGTTCATTAGGTGGATCTGATGTAAGTGGAATTGGATTCGGATTAGGTGTTGATCGAATCTTGATGGCATGCCAAGCAGAAAATTGCTTACCAGCATCGATTAACCAATTGGATTTATTTATTGTGCCAATTACTGAAAAGGGAAAATCTTTAGGATTTAAGTTAATTTCTGATTTGCGCACTGCAGGTATCGGTTGCGATATGGCCTACGGAGATCGAGGCTTAAAGGGTGGCATGAAAGCTGCTGATAAAAGTCAGGCACTTTATGCCCTAGTACTAGGTGATGATGAAGTTGTGAGCGGCAAATGTGAATTAAAATTAATGAGTAGTGGCGAAGTAATATCTAGTAACCTTACTGTTTCAGAACTAATTAATAGATTAGGAACAAAAAAGTAA